The following nucleotide sequence is from Rubrobacter radiotolerans DSM 5868.
AGGACGAGTTCAACGAGCGGACCGGAGCGCGTCTCGGGTTCATGAGCTTCTTCACGAAGGCGGCGGTCGCGGCGCTCAAGGCTTACCCGAACGTCAACGCCGAGCTTCAGGAGACGGAGCTCGTTCTGAAGAAGTACTACGACATCGGCGTGGCCGTCTCTACCGACGAGGGGCTCGTCGTGCCCGTCCTGCGTGACGCGGACCGCAAGTCGTTCGCCGAGATAGAGAGCGGCATCGCCGACCTTGCGGTAAAGGCGCGCGACGGGAAGCTCTCCCTTGCGGACCTCTCGGGGGGGACGTTCACGATCACGAACGGCGGCATCTTCGGCTCGCTGCTCTCGACCCCGATCCTCACGATGCCGCAGGTCGCGATACTCGGGATGCACAAGATCCAGGAGCGTCCGATGGTCGTTGACGGCGAGGTGAAGGTCCGCCCGATGATGTACCTCGCGCTCTCCTACGACCACCGCGTCATAGACGGCCGCGAAGCCGTGAGCTTCCTTGTCCGGATAAAGGAGCTTATCGAGGACCCGGAGAGCCTGCTCCTCGAAGGGTAGAGAGCCGGGAGAACGGTCTGTCGGCGGAGGGGTTCCGGCTCCTCCGCCACTCTCTGTCCGGGAAGAGCACTCTAGAGTTCGCGTCTCTATCTGGAGTAGAGCGTCTACCGGTTGATTTTCGGTGCCCGATGATGATGGGACGGTCCGGGGTCGGGTTGGCGGGCGGGTGTCGGTTTTCGCTCCAAATCGCGGCTCCCGATGCTCTATAGTTGGCGCATGGCAAAGAGAGCTACGGAGGGCTTGACGGAGCGGCTGGCAGCGGGGGACCGGCGGGCGCTTGCGCGGGTCATATCCCTTGTAGAGCGCGAGGACCCGGCGGCAAAGGAGGTTCTCGCAGCGATCTACCCCAGGACGGGCGAGGCGGTCACGGTCGGGTTTACGGGACCTCCGGGGGTCGGGAAGAGCAGCATTATCGCGAAGCTGATCCGGCTCTACCGCGAAGAGGGGAAGCGGGTCGGGGTGGTCTCGGTGGACCCGTCGAGCCCGTTCTCTAAAGGCGCGATACTCGGGGACCGCATCCGCCTTTCGGACCACTTCCTGGACTCCGGGGTGTTTATCCGCTCGATGGGGAGCCGGGGGCATCTCGGGGGGCTTGCGGGCGGTTCGCGGCTCGCCGCGCTCGCGATGGAGGCGGCGGGCTTCGACGTGGTCCTCTACGAGACGGTCGGGGTGGGGCAGGGCGAGGTCGAGGTAGCGTCGGCGGCGGACACGGTCGTGCTCGCGCTTCAGCCCGGCTCGGGGGACGCGGTCCAGGCGCTCAAGGCTGGGGTGATGGAGATCGCGGACGTCTTCTGCGTGAACAAGGCCGACGACCCGCGTGCAAAGGACCAGAAGCGACAGGTCCGGCAGATGCTGGAGATCGGCAACGAGCTCTCCCCGAACCCGTGGACGCCGCCCATCGTCCTTACGCGCGGCGACACCGGCGAGGGCGTAGACGAGCTCAAGCGCGAGATAGAGCGCCACCGGGAGTACCTCAAGGAGAGCGGCGAGTTCGAGAAGCGCCGCCGCGAGTCCCTGAAGAGCTTCGTCCTTCTCTGGGCGACCTCCCGGCTGCAGAAGGAGATGCGCGAGCACCTCGAACGGCAGGACGAAGGCACGATGGAGCGCGTCTACCGCCGGGAGCTCGATCCCATAAGCGCCTCGGAGAAGATCTACCGCGAGGTCTAGCTTGGCCTCCGAAAGGCCACAACGCATAGTCTCCCTCGTTCCCTCTCTGACCGAAGCTCTCTTTGTCTTCGGAGCGGGCGAGCGCGTCGTCGGACGGACTCGCTACTGCACGCTCCCTGCGCGCACCGTCCGCCGCGCAGCCGTTGTCGGCGGCACGAAGCGCATCGACCACGAGAAGACGCTCTCCCTGAACCCCGACCTTGTCGTCGCGGTTCGCGAGGAGAACACCCGCGAGGACGTCGAGCGTCTGCGCGCAGCGGACGTCCCGGTCTTTCTCGGGGAGCCGGAGGACGTCCCGGGCGCAGTCTCCATGCTCCGGGACCTCGCCGCCGCGGTAGGAGCCGCCGACACGTCGAGCCTCGACCGGGCCGGGCGAACCCTCGAACGGCTGCGCCGGGTACGCCCCGCGCGTCCGGTCCGGGTCTTCGCTCCGATCTGGAAGAGCCCCTATATGTCCCCCGGCGGTGATACATATGTAAGTAGCGTCATAAAGGAGTGCGGCGGGTTCAACGTCTTTGCCGACCGGAGGCGCTACCCGACGGTAACGCCGGAGGAGATCGAGGCCGCCAGGCCCGAGGTCGTGCTGCTCCCGGACGAGCCCTATGAGTTCTCGGCGGCGGACCTCGCGGAGCTGTACGCCCTCGACGTACCGGCGGCGCGCGAGGAGCGGATACACCTTGTAAGCGGCAAGCTCCTGACCTGGTACGGGCCGAGGCTGGCCGACAGCCTCATGCAGCTCGCGGCCCTGCTGCGTCGGCGGTAGCTAGTGGTAGCTAGCCGCTCTGTCTTTCGGACTTCGCCCGCGCGCGGCAGCGCTTCGAGCAGTAGACGACGGAGTCCCAGTCGCGCTCCCACTTCCTGCGCCACGAGAACGGACGGCCGCAGACCGGGCAAGTCTTCTGCGGGAGGTGCTCTTTTTTCACACCCTTCACGCGCTGAGTGTAGCTCCGGACCGGAGGAGGGACCGTAGATGGGACTACGGGGAAGAGGTCATGGTGCGGTAGGTGAGATCTGTAGCAGCGTGGATCGCCTCGACGCCCGAGTCGGGGTCGCCGCTCGTGAGAGTTACGAGTACGAAGGAACGGTCCGGTACGAGGACGATCGCCGCGTCGTGCTCGACGCCCGGGAGCTCGCCGGTCTTGTTGGCGACCCGCGTGCCGGCAGGAAGGGCGGCGGGGATCTTGGCCCTTCGGGTCTGGAGTTCGAGGGTTGAGAGGGCCAGCTCCCTCGACTCCGGCGAGAGAGTCCTGCCATGCCAGATCTCCGCGAGCAGCGCCGCGGTGTCCCGGGCCGAAGTGTAGTTTTCCCTTCCGGCAGCCTGCGCGTCGAAGTCGAGCATGTGGCGCTCAAGGCGAGTCTCCTTGAGGCCGAGGTCTTGGGCTGCTGCGTTGATCCGCTCAAAGCCTAGCCTGTCTACAAGGAGGTTGGTCGCTACATTATCGCTATCTGAGATCATGGCTCCCGAGAGCGAGCGAACCGTGCCGCCTCCGAGCCGTTCATCGAGCGAGATCGTCCCTGCGTCCACCTCCCGCAGGAGTGCGTACAGGACAAGCACCTTTATCACGCTCGCACTCCTGAAAGAGAGGTCGTCGTTCAACCGGACTGCTTCTCCCGCAAGCGGACCTTCAAGGCCGACTACCGCCACTCCAATCTGCCCGTCGTGTTGCGTGGCTGCGGCGGCGAGGTCTTGCTCAAGAGCATCCAGAGAGTCCGGGGGCGAGGGCACGTCCCGCAGGTCGGGAACCGCCTGCGCGGTCGTTGTCGAGTGATCCTCCGGAAAGGGTCTTTCTGCGTTTTCCTCAGGGATGGGGGATGCCGGCGGCGGGTCCGGCGCGGAGTAGCATCCGCCTGCGAGCAGCGCCAAGACAAAGAGGAAGGCCGGGAGGCGCACGGCTCCTCTACGGACCTTCTACCCGGACCTCGGAGATCGCAGTCTTGTCCAGCGTGTAGGGGTACACGTCCCCGTACGGAGAGACCGTCTGCGGCGGGTAGGTGTCGAGGATGGTTATCCGTACGTAGTCCGTCTCGGTCTCCGGGAGCGAGGTGAACTGCATCCCGGGCTCCCGGACGAAGCTGGCCGTGGTGACGTAGCCGTTCGAGAGCGCTATCTCGGCCGTCCTCACGGAGTAGAGCTGGAAGAAGCGGTCAAGGCCGTCTGCGGGATCGACCTTCGCGTAGCCGGGGATCATTCCGACGCGGTTCACGCGCACGGGAGCGTCGTAGCGGAGGGTTACGGACTGGCCTATGCCGTTGCCGTCAACGTTCCAGGCCGTGTCCGAGAGACCATCCGCGACCTTTTGCGGCTCGTAGGTTACGGTGTTGCCGCTCGCGTCCGGGGCCGGAGCCGAGGTCGAGGAGGCCGTAACGCTCGCCGGGGAGACCGAGGAGGCGCTTGTCGCCGCTTCCGAAGAGCCACTGCCAGAGCTTCCGGTCCCGGACGAGCTACCCGTCCCGTCGCCGTCCTCGACGGGGATCTCGACGACCTCCCGCGGCGAGACGAGGTCTGCGGCGAGCAGGGTGAAGTCCCGAGCGCTCGGAGCGACCTCAAAGACCACGACGCCCGGAGAAGAGACTCCGGGCTGTACGGTCTCGAACGTCAGGCTCCGGTCGTTGTCTATGCCGTAGGCGCTCGTCACGTCGAAGTCGGCCGAGTACTCGCTGCCGCTCCCGTCCCGCAGTCGGAAGGTCGGCTCCCCGAGATCAACCGGCTCGCTGCCGCCGTAGGTGTAGTCGAACTCGACGATCACGAACTCCCCCTCGAACGTGTCGCCGAGGGAGGTGTTGATCGTCTGCGTCTCCTGCACGCTCGTTACCTCGACGGTCGAGCCGCCGACTTCGCACTCTCGTCCGACCTCGCAGGTCGAGTCCGGGGAACCCCCGTCCTGCTCCTCCCGCCGCTCCGGAACCTCGACTGTCCGTTCTACAACAACGGTTTCCTGCCGGGCTGGAGCCTCCTCGGAGGCCGTCTCGTCTGTGAGATCCATGCACGCGGTTGCGAGTACCGACAGTATCCCTGCGCTTACCAGGACTGCGAGCCGGATGATCCTGGAGGGACTGATCTTCAAGTGCATCTCCTGTTTTGTCGAGGGGTGGCGCGATCATCGCCCTCCCAGTGGACCTTTGTCCCGTAAGCATAGAGAACTCGCGTCCCCCGGCGCAATGCTGCGGCGCAACGTCCGGTATGCTGTCTCAGGCGAGGTCTATCGCGATCGGGAGCGACCGCTCGCGCCAGCTCGACAGGCTCCCGGGGGCGCTCTCGTACTTCTGTATAAGGAGGTCCCGGGCGATCTGGTCTTCGTCCCTGCCCTCTACAAAGCGGGCTTTTCCCCGGAAGGCGACGCCGGAGATGCTCAGGGTGAGGCGCGGCTCGCGCAGCAGGTTCCTGACCCAGTCCGAGCGGTCGCGCCCGCCGGAGAGAACGTAGAGGACGCGTCGCTCGGGGACGAGGGCGAACCAGATCTCGATCTCGTGCGGCCTCCCCGTTACCCGGCCCGTGGTCGTCAGGTAGCAGAAGGGCTCTTCTGCAAGCCGGGCGAGGAGCCCGGTGTCCGGGACGTCGCTAGCCGACTCTCTGCTCCTCGGCCTTACGGAGTTCGACGCGGCGGATCTTCCCGCTCGTGGTCTTCGGCAGCTCCCCGACGAACTCGATCTTTCTCGGGTACTTGTACGGGGCGGTCTGGCGCTTGCAGAAGTCCTGAAGCTCCTTCACCAGCTCGTCCGAGGGCTCGTGGCCCTTTCCGAGAACGACGAACGCCTTGACGACGGAGCCCCGGTCCTCGTCCGGCGAGGCGACGACCGCGCTCTCGACGACGGCCGGGTGCTCGATGAGCGCGCTCTCGACCTCGAACGGCCCGATGCGGTATCCGGCGGAGAGGATCACGTCATCCGAACGCCCGACAAACCACAGGTAGCCGTCCGCATCGCGGTAGGCCCGGTCGCCGGTCAGGTAGAGTCCGTTACGGTAGCAGGCTTCCGTCTCCTCGGGCTGCTCCCAGTAGCCCTTGAAGAGAACCGGTATGTCTCCGGAGAGCGCGATGTCGCCCGTCTCGCCCTCGGGACACTCGTTGCCTTCGGGGTCTACGATCCTCACCTCGCAGCCGGGCGAGGGCTTGCCCATCGAGCCGGGCCTGACCTCGACGCCGGGGAAGTTCCCGACGAGCAGCGTGTTCTCCGTCTGGCCGTAGCCGTCGTAGAGCGTTATGCCGTGCAACTCCTTCCACCGCTCGATAACCGGCGGGTTCAGGGGCTCGCCCGCGCTCACCGCGTGCCGGAGCTTTGTGAGGTCGGCCCGCTCTAGCTCCTCGGTCTTTGTTAGGAGGCGGTACTCCGTCGGGGCCTGGCAGAGGACGCTCACCTCGTGGCGTTGCAGGAGGTCGAGCCGCTCGGCCGGGTCGAAGCCGCCCTCGTGGAAGAGAAGCTCCGTACCGAGGCTCCACGGCCCGAGAAAGACGTTCCAGATGCTCTTCGCCCAGCCCGTCCCGCTCGTGCACCATAGAAGGTCCCCGTCCTGAAGGTCGAGCCAGTAACGAGCCTGCATCCTTTTGCCGTGCGTGTAGCCGTGCGTGTGGACAACGCCCTTCGGGTGCTTTGTCGTGCCGCTCGTGTACAGCATGAACGCGTTCTCCGAGGCCGCCGTGTCCTCGACCTCGAACCCCTCCGAAGCCCTTTCGAGAAGGTCCCGCCCGGGCTCCCAGCCCTCCCGCTCTTCGCCGTCTCCGTTCAGCAGAAGGAAGCTCTTTACGTCTGGCATCTCGGGGCGGGCCTTCTCGGCCTCCTCCAGGTCGAGCGCGTCGGAGAGAAGGAGCACGGAGCCCGAGTGTCGGGCGCGGAAGGCGAGGTCCCCGGCACGGAGCTGCGGGGCGCAGGGGATGCCGACGGCCCCGAGCTTGAGGAGCCCGACGAGCGCGGCGTGCCACTCCGGGACCTTACCCATAAGGACCATCACCCGGTCGCCCTTCTCTACCCCGAGGTCCCGGAAGACGTTGGCGAAGCGGTTCGACAGCAGGGAGAACTCCCCGAAGGTCAGGCGGCGCTCGGAGCCGTCGGCGCCGACCCAGAGCATCGCCGGGCGGTCGGCCTCCCAGGCGTCCACCACGTCGCGCCCGAAGTTGAACCGCTCCGGAGTCTCCCACCTGAAGCCGGCGTAGGTAGCCGCGTAGTCGCCGATGTTCGGCATGCTTCCTCCTCGCTTCGCTTTCCCGGGGTCCATTCTACAAGAACGCCCGTGTAGACTGTGCCTACCCGGAGAGCAGGCGACGGAAAAGGATGCGCAGGTCATGGAGCGAGCGGTGGTACTCGGGGCGGCGAGGACGCCCTTCGGGAAGTTCGGCGGCGGTCTCTCGCCGTTGAGCGCGACGGAGCTTGGGGGCGTTGCGATCCGCGAGGCGCTCGACCGCTCCGGCGTCGAGGACGAGCGGGTGGAGCACTCGGTGTTCGGGATCGTGGTCCAGGCGGGCGTGGGGCAGATCCCCTCGCGCCAGGCGAACGTCGCCGCCGGGCTTCCGTACAGCCTCACGACGGAGACGCTCAACCAGGTCTGCGCCTCGGGCCTCCGGAGCGCGACGCTCGCGGAGACCCTGATCCGCGCCGGGGACTACGGCGTGATCCTCGCGGGCGGGATGGAGAGCATGTCGAACGCGCCCTACCTTGTCCCGAAGGCCCGCTGGGGGGCGCGCATGGGCGATGCGAAGCTCGTCGACTCGATGATCCACGACGGCCTCTACGACTCCTTCGAGCGCTCCCAGATGCTCACCTTCGGCTCCGAGGTGGCAAAGGAGCTCGGCGTCTCGCGCGAGGAGCAGGACAGGTGGGCCTACCGGAGCCATCGCCGCGCGAGCGAGGCCACCGAAGCCGGGCGTCTTGCCGAGGAGATCGTCGGCGTGAAGGTCCCGGGCAGGAAGGGCCAGACGGACTACGTGGACGCCGACGAGGCGATCCGCCACGACGCGAGCCTGGAGAAGATGCAGGCCCTGAGGCCCCTCGAAGAGGGCGGCACGGTAACGGCCGGAAACGCCCCCGGCGTGAACGACGGGGCGGGAGCGCTCGTGCTGGCGAGCGAGTCCTTCGCCGGGCGCAACGACCTCGAACCCTTAGGGACGATCGTCGCGCACGCGAAGGTCGCAGAGAGGCCGCCATGCCTCCTCACCGTGCCCGGAAACGCCGGGAAGAAGGCACTTGAGAAGGCCGGATGGAGGGCGAGCGACCTCGACCTCGTGGAGATAAACGAGGCGTTCGCGAGCGTCGCCGTCCACTCGACGCGGATGCTCGGGGTGGACGAGGAGATCGTCAACGTCAACGGTGGCGCGGTCGCGCTCGGGCACCCCATCGGAGCCTCGGGGGCGCGCATCCTGATGACGCTCCTCTACGAGCTGAAGCGCCGCGGCGGCGGGCGCGGGCTTGCCGCGATCTGCTCCGGTGGCGGTCAGGGCGACGCGGTGCTCGTGGAGGTCTAGGCTCTCACCTCCATCGTGCCGGTCAGGTTCCTCAGCTCGCGGAGCATGACGGGAAGGGTCGAGAGGTCGTAGACGCCGCTCTGGTTGACGTCGCGAAGGACCTGAACGGCGCGGTCGACGGCGCGGCGGTGCTCCTCCGTCCAGGTGTCGAGGCGTTCGGCGGGGGAGAGCCCGGCGTCGGTGGTGGCCGTGATCTCCTCGGTCATCCTCGCCTGGAGGTTGTACAGGTCGTCGCGCAGGGCGGCCCGGGCGAGGGTGCGCCAGCGGTTGTCGCGGGGGAGTTGCTCTATTCGCTCGCGCAGCCAGCGCAGGTTCATACGCTCGCCGACGTTCAGGTAGATGCAGGCCACGGTCCTGCGGCTCTCGCCGGTGCGCTCGGAGAGGTCCACGATGTCGAGCACGGAGTAGAGCGGATCGAGGAGCGAGACGTGACGGGCAAGGTCTTCGGGCACGCCTTCCTCCGTTAGCGCGCGAACTTTCGTCTCCAGGGCCTCGCGGTCGGCTTCGAGCATGAGCGAGGGAAGCTCCTCGCGCAGCTCCCCGGCGGCCGGGGCGAAGCGCTCCACCTCGCCGTTCGCCCCCGAGCGGCGGTTGCGGATAAACCAGCGCGTCGCCCGCTCGGCGAGCTTCGTGCAGGCGAGGTGCATCCGCGTCTGCACGGCGGCCGGGACGGTGCCGTCGAGGGACTCGATCTCCGCCCACAGCGAGCGCAGTCCGAAGACCTCGCGCATCGCGGCGAAGGCCCGGGCGACCTCCGGGAAGTCCGCGCTCGTCTCCTCGTCCATCCGGAAGGCAAAGGTCGTACCGCAGTGGTTGACGATGTCTCCCGCGACCTGCGTGGCGACGATCTCCCGCCTGAGGCGATGTTCGCTCATCCGGTCCGTAAAACGCTCCCGGAGCGGGGTCGGGAAGTAGCGAACGAGCTCCCCGGCGAGCCGCTCGTCGTCGAGGGCCTCGGAGCCGAGCAGCTGCCGGTAGAGGGAGATCTTCGTGTACGAGAGCAGCACCGAGATCTCCGGCGGCGTGAGCCCCTGTCCGTTCTGCTTCCGGTCGGAGATCTCCTCCTCGGACGGCAGGAACTCCAGCTTGCGGTCAAGCTCGCCGCTCGCCTCCAGGTGCGCGATGTAGCGGGCGTGCAGGTCGGCCATCGAGTGCGCGAGCGAGGCTTCGTTGGAGATCGCCTGCGTCTGCAGGTAGTTGTCCCGCAGAACAAGCTCTCCGACCTCTTCGGTCATGCTCGCAAGAAGCTTGTTTCGCTGCTTCTCCGTCATGTCGCCGCTGCGCACGACTCCGTCGAGGAGCACCTTTATGTTCACCTCGTGGTCGGAGCAGTCCACCCCGGCGGAGTTGTCCACCGCGTCCATGTAGACCCGGCCGCCCCCGAGGGCGTACTCGATGCGTCCGAGCTGCGTCATCCCGAGGTTGCCGCCCTCTCCGACGACCCGGCACCGCAGGTCGCGCCCGTCCACCCGAAGAGCGTCGTTCGCCCGGTCCCCGACCGCCGCGTTCGTCTCGGACGATGCCTTGACGTAGGTCCCGATGCCGCCGTTCCACAGAAGGTCCACCGGGGCCCGGAGCATCGCGCGCAGAAGCTCCGTCGGGGGGAGCTTCTCGGCCTCGATCCCGAGAAGCTCCCGTACCTCGGGCGTGAGATCTACCGACTTGGCCGTTCTCGGGAAGACCCCGCCGCCCGCGCTTATGAGCGACGCGTCGTAGTCCGCCCATGACGAGCGCGGCAGTCGGAAGAGCCGCTCGCGCTCACGGAAGCTCGCCTCCGGGTCCGGGTCGGGGTCGAGAAAGATGTGCAGGTGGTTGAACGCCCCGACAAGCTTTATGTGCCGTGAGAGGAGCATCCCGTTCCCGAACACGTCGCCGGACATGTCCCCGATGCCGACAACGGTGAAGTCTTCCTTCTGGGTGTCGTGACCGAGCTCCCGGAAGTGGCGCTTGACCGACTCCCAGGCCCCACGCGCCGTTATCCCCATGGCCTTGTGGTCGTAGCCGACCGACCCCCCAGAGGCGAACGCGTCCCCGAGCCAGAAGCCGTACTCCGCCGAGATGCCGTTCGCGATATCCGAGAACGTCGCCGTCCCCTTGTCCGCCGCGACGACAAGGTACGGGTCGTCCCCGTCGAGCCTCACAACGTCCCGAGGCGGTGCGACCTCGCCCTCGGGAGAGAGGTTGTCCGTCAGGTCGAGCATGCCCCGGATCAACGTCTTGTAACAATGAACCACTTCCTGCTGAAGCTCCTCGCGGCTTGCGCCCTCGGGGGGCTTTTTGACGACGAAGCCGCCCTTGGCTCCGACGGGGACGATCACGGCGTTCTTGACGGTCTGGGCCTTCATGAGCCCCAGGACCTCGGTGCGGAAGTCCTCGCGCCGGTCGGACCAGCGGATGCCGCCGCGGGCGACCTCGCCGCCCCTCAGGTGAACGCCCTCGGTGCGCGGGGAGTAGACAAAGATCTCGAACTTCGGGCGCGGCTCGGGGAGCTCGGGAAGCTCCTGCGGTTCGAGCTTGAAGGAGAGGTAGGGGAGAGGGTTTCCGCCGGAGTCCGCGCGGTAGAAGTTCGTGCGCCGCATCGCGAGTATAACGTTGAGGAAGCTCTGGATGATGCGGTCCTCGTCGAGGCTTGCGACGTCGTCCAGGGCCTCCCTTATCTGACCCACGAGACTCTCGGTCGCCGCTCCGGCGCGGCCGTTGTCGTGACCCTGACGGCGCGGGTCGAAGCGGCTCTTGAAGAGCCGGACGAGGAGGCGCGCGAGGTGCGGGTTCCGGGCGAGGGTCGCCTCCATGTAAGACTGGGAGAAGGTAAGGTTCGTCTGGCGCAGGTACTTGCAGACGGCCCTCAGGGCCGTGATCTCCCGCCAGTCGAGCCCGGCCCTGAGGACGAGCCGGTTGAAGCCGTCGTTCTCGACCTTGCCGTCCCAGACGCGCCGGAAGGTCTCCTGGAAGATCGTGCGCACCTCGCCCGTGTCGAGCGGCTTCTCGGCGCGCAGGCCGAAGTCGTGGATCCAGAACCTCTCCCCGGGAGAGTCCCCGGACGTCCCGACCGGCCGGACGTCGAAGGGGCCGATCTCGTCCACGACCGTTACGCCCATGTTCTCAAGGAGCGGCAGCACCTCCGAGAGCGAGACGATTCGCTCCTTGCGAAAGAGCTTGAAGCGGAAGTGATCCTCCGGCTCCTCAAGCTGGCGGTAGAGGCTCATCCCGAGGTCGCCCGGCTCCCGAAGCTCCTCCAGCCGCTCGATGTCCGGGTAGGCGCGGCGAGCAAGGAACTCCTCCTTGTAGCCCGCCGGGAAAGCGTCCCGGTAGCGGTAGAAGAGCGTCGTGCCGCGCTCCTCGCCGAAGCCCTCGATCAGGGCCTCGTAGAGGTCGTCCTGCCAGGTGCGCGTCGCCTCGAAGATCGCCCGCTCAAGCTCCTCCAGGTTGTAGCTCTCGGTGTCCTCGGGCCGGGCGTAGACGACGAAGAGGAGCCTCGCCAGGACCGACTCGGAGAGCCTTACGGAGAAGTCCACGCTGTGAGCGTTGAAGCGCTCGACGAGAAGCTTGCGGATGCGCACCCGGGCGTTCGTGTCGTAGCGGTCGCGCGGCACGAAGACCAGGCACGAGACAAAGCGCCCGAAGGTGTCGCGCCGGGCGAAGAGCCTGACGCTCTGCTTCTCCTGAAGCTGGAGGATGCCGAGGGTGATCCCGGCAAGCTCGTCCTCCGGAGTCTGCAGAAGCTGGTCGCGCGGGTAGGAGCCGAACACCTCCAAAAGGGACTTCTCGTAGTGGCTGTTCTTCGGGAAGCCCGCCCGCTTCAGGATGGAGCGGAGCTTGCGGCGGATAAGGGGAATCCCGAGCGGGTCGGCCGAGTAGGTCTTCATCGTGTAGAGACCGAGGAAGCGCCGCTCCCCGACAACGTTTCCCTCCCCGTCGAACTTCTTTACCCCGACGTAGTCGAGGTGCGCCGGGCGGTGGACCCGCGACTCGGAGTTCGCCTTTGTCAGGTTCAGGAGGTTCGGCTCTCGCGCGAGCCGCCTCACGGCGGGCGGAAGGTTCGCGAACGAGCCCGAGACCCCGCCCGCCCCCTCCGGACGACGCAGGATACCGAGCCCCGAGTCCGGGACCGCGATCAGCGCGTCCTCGTCCGTCTCCTCGTCCTTCTTCAGGTCGTACTCCCGGTAGCCCGTAAAGACGAAGTGCTCGTCGACGAGCCACTCAAGAAAGGCCGCCGTCTCCTCGACCTCGCCGGGCTCGACGCTCGGCGGCGGTGAGGCGCGAAGCTCGGAGACGATCTCCGCTACGCGCTCGGTCATCGCCCCCCAGTCCTCGACCGCCGCCCGGACCTCCGAGAGGACGAGCTCAAGGCTCCGGCGAAGCTCTTCGAGCACCTCGGGCTCGGTGCGCCGGTCGACCTCGACGTGGATTGCGGACTCCCTGAGGACGTCTTCGGGGTCCTCAGGCTCCTCGTCCGGAGCGAGGAGGTCCGTCAGGTTCCCCTCGCCGTCGCGCCGGACGCGAATTATCGGGTGGAAGATCCTGTGCAGCCCGTGCCCGAGGCGGTTCAGCTCCATGCTCACGGAGTCCACGAGAAAGGGCTTGTCGTCCGTCACGAGCTCGACGACCGTGTGCGTGGACTGCCAGCCGTGGGGCTCGTGGTGCGGGTTGTAGACCCTTACCTTCGACTCGCCCGGCGCGCGCTGGCGAAGAAA
It contains:
- a CDS encoding NAD-glutamate dehydrogenase, which translates into the protein MMTKGEVLERVIERVEEHVDPEQAATVEEFIRQYYAWVPEDELRELDPVDVYGAAVSHYNFLRQRAPGESKVRVYNPHHEPHGWQSTHTVVELVTDDKPFLVDSVSMELNRLGHGLHRIFHPIIRVRRDGEGNLTDLLAPDEEPEDPEDVLRESAIHVEVDRRTEPEVLEELRRSLELVLSEVRAAVEDWGAMTERVAEIVSELRASPPPSVEPGEVEETAAFLEWLVDEHFVFTGYREYDLKKDEETDEDALIAVPDSGLGILRRPEGAGGVSGSFANLPPAVRRLAREPNLLNLTKANSESRVHRPAHLDYVGVKKFDGEGNVVGERRFLGLYTMKTYSADPLGIPLIRRKLRSILKRAGFPKNSHYEKSLLEVFGSYPRDQLLQTPEDELAGITLGILQLQEKQSVRLFARRDTFGRFVSCLVFVPRDRYDTNARVRIRKLLVERFNAHSVDFSVRLSESVLARLLFVVYARPEDTESYNLEELERAIFEATRTWQDDLYEALIEGFGEERGTTLFYRYRDAFPAGYKEEFLARRAYPDIERLEELREPGDLGMSLYRQLEEPEDHFRFKLFRKERIVSLSEVLPLLENMGVTVVDEIGPFDVRPVGTSGDSPGERFWIHDFGLRAEKPLDTGEVRTIFQETFRRVWDGKVENDGFNRLVLRAGLDWREITALRAVCKYLRQTNLTFSQSYMEATLARNPHLARLLVRLFKSRFDPRRQGHDNGRAGAATESLVGQIREALDDVASLDEDRIIQSFLNVILAMRRTNFYRADSGGNPLPYLSFKLEPQELPELPEPRPKFEIFVYSPRTEGVHLRGGEVARGGIRWSDRREDFRTEVLGLMKAQTVKNAVIVPVGAKGGFVVKKPPEGASREELQQEVVHCYKTLIRGMLDLTDNLSPEGEVAPPRDVVRLDGDDPYLVVAADKGTATFSDIANGISAEYGFWLGDAFASGGSVGYDHKAMGITARGAWESVKRHFRELGHDTQKEDFTVVGIGDMSGDVFGNGMLLSRHIKLVGAFNHLHIFLDPDPDPEASFRERERLFRLPRSSWADYDASLISAGGGVFPRTAKSVDLTPEVRELLGIEAEKLPPTELLRAMLRAPVDLLWNGGIGTYVKASSETNAAVGDRANDALRVDGRDLRCRVVGEGGNLGMTQLGRIEYALGGGRVYMDAVDNSAGVDCSDHEVNIKVLLDGVVRSGDMTEKQRNKLLASMTEEVGELVLRDNYLQTQAISNEASLAHSMADLHARYIAHLEASGELDRKLEFLPSEEEISDRKQNGQGLTPPEISVLLSYTKISLYRQLLGSEALDDERLAGELVRYFPTPLRERFTDRMSEHRLRREIVATQVAGDIVNHCGTTFAFRMDEETSADFPEVARAFAAMREVFGLRSLWAEIESLDGTVPAAVQTRMHLACTKLAERATRWFIRNRRSGANGEVERFAPAAGELREELPSLMLEADREALETKVRALTEEGVPEDLARHVSLLDPLYSVLDIVDLSERTGESRRTVACIYLNVGERMNLRWLRERIEQLPRDNRWRTLARAALRDDLYNLQARMTEEITATTDAGLSPAERLDTWTEEHRRAVDRAVQVLRDVNQSGVYDLSTLPVMLRELRNLTGTMEVRA